The following are encoded together in the Natronolimnobius sp. AArcel1 genome:
- a CDS encoding PHP domain-containing protein, with translation MLSVELHAHSSLSYDGRDPVSLILEQAEAIGLDAIAVTDHDEIDASLEAAERAPEYGLVGIPAIEISSKAGHILGLGVERAIPPGLSYETTLEAIHEQGGIAVIPHPFQESRHGVMGRISRTQLAKGDAIEVYNSRLLTGRANRQADRFAREHDLPRTAGSDAHISEMVGQAVTRVDADDRSADAILEAIREGKTSVEGKRTPWHISVRQFAGGVTRRVRNSVPGLWQ, from the coding sequence GTGCTGTCGGTCGAACTTCACGCCCACTCGTCGCTATCGTACGACGGCCGCGACCCGGTGTCGCTCATCTTAGAGCAAGCCGAAGCGATCGGCCTCGATGCGATTGCGGTGACCGATCACGATGAGATAGATGCCAGCCTCGAGGCCGCAGAACGCGCCCCCGAGTATGGACTCGTGGGTATCCCGGCAATCGAAATTTCGAGTAAGGCAGGCCATATTCTCGGACTTGGCGTCGAACGCGCCATCCCACCAGGACTGTCCTACGAAACGACGCTCGAGGCGATCCACGAGCAAGGTGGAATCGCCGTGATCCCTCACCCGTTCCAGGAATCGCGCCACGGCGTCATGGGTCGAATTTCACGTACGCAACTTGCGAAAGGGGACGCAATCGAGGTCTATAACTCGCGTCTGCTCACTGGCCGCGCCAACCGGCAAGCCGACCGCTTCGCCCGCGAGCACGACCTGCCCCGAACCGCCGGCAGCGACGCCCATATCAGCGAGATGGTCGGCCAGGCCGTCACCCGCGTCGACGCCGACGACCGAAGCGCCGACGCAATTCTCGAGGCGATTCGCGAAGGCAAGACCTCCGTCGAAGGCAAACGGACACCGTGGCACATCAGCGTCCGGCAGT
- a CDS encoding MFS transporter: MNSVTSRLPGSDRPTSRTRLFGSLCTLVFLVNLGRLIYAPLLEPLRDVFGVGPAAVGLLATLAWVGSTVPRLPTGYLLTKYPRHTIVLWSGIIMTGSSVVAAASVSLEMLYVGALLMGVASGVYFVSANPLVSELFPERVGRMIGIHGIAAQVAAVIAPAFVGVVLAITLWPLAGWRVIFLAIGFVSLCSTVVFYVLAKRATLPDAGAADRNLRAAWWANWRLIVTAVALVGFIGLVWNGVFNLYATYLVDSKGLSDGVALTLLTVMFATGLPAFWIMGSLADRLPFIPLLLAITGAFAVSLYALTVVQSLAGVIAVSAIMGFVIHSLFPVSDTYVLASLSDAHRGSAYAIFSATMMPLHAVGPFAVGWLVEQGFSFDDVFRSFVVGLVLTIVGFVVLFSLGAVPSDSSE; this comes from the coding sequence ATGAACTCGGTGACGAGCAGGCTCCCCGGCAGCGACCGTCCGACCAGTCGGACGAGACTGTTTGGCTCGCTCTGTACGCTGGTCTTTCTCGTCAATCTTGGCCGGCTCATCTATGCGCCGCTGCTCGAGCCGCTGCGAGACGTCTTTGGGGTTGGACCAGCGGCTGTTGGTTTGCTCGCGACGCTGGCCTGGGTTGGGTCGACAGTGCCTCGACTGCCGACTGGCTATCTGCTCACGAAGTATCCGCGTCACACAATCGTTCTCTGGAGTGGCATCATCATGACGGGGTCGTCGGTTGTTGCCGCCGCATCGGTTTCACTCGAGATGCTCTACGTCGGTGCGTTGCTCATGGGCGTCGCCAGCGGCGTCTACTTCGTGTCGGCGAACCCGCTCGTAAGTGAACTCTTCCCGGAGCGTGTCGGCCGGATGATCGGCATTCACGGCATCGCCGCACAGGTTGCAGCAGTGATCGCGCCCGCATTCGTCGGCGTTGTGCTGGCGATTACACTGTGGCCGCTTGCTGGTTGGCGAGTGATCTTTCTGGCAATTGGATTCGTTTCGCTGTGCTCGACGGTGGTCTTCTACGTGCTCGCAAAGCGCGCGACGTTGCCTGATGCTGGGGCAGCCGACCGGAACCTTCGGGCTGCATGGTGGGCGAACTGGCGACTCATTGTGACTGCCGTGGCGTTGGTTGGCTTTATCGGCCTCGTCTGGAACGGCGTGTTCAACCTCTATGCGACGTATCTCGTGGACTCGAAGGGACTCTCTGATGGCGTCGCACTCACGCTATTGACCGTCATGTTCGCCACCGGACTGCCGGCGTTCTGGATTATGGGGTCGCTCGCGGATCGATTGCCGTTTATTCCCCTGCTGCTCGCGATCACCGGCGCGTTTGCCGTCTCCCTGTATGCACTGACGGTTGTGCAATCGCTTGCAGGCGTCATCGCAGTCAGTGCGATCATGGGCTTTGTCATCCACAGCCTCTTTCCCGTCTCGGATACGTACGTCCTCGCGTCACTGTCTGATGCCCATCGCGGCAGTGCGTACGCGATTTTCAGTGCGACGATGATGCCACTTCACGCAGTCGGCCCGTTTGCCGTCGGCTGGCTTGTCGAACAGGGTTTTTCGTTCGATGACGTGTTCCGCAGCTTCGTCGTCGGACTCGTCCTCACCATCGTCGGTTTCGTCGTGCTGTTCTCACTCGGAGCCGTGCCATCCGACTCGAGCGAGTAA